The following are encoded in a window of Conger conger chromosome 19, fConCon1.1, whole genome shotgun sequence genomic DNA:
- the hdac10 gene encoding polyamine deacetylase HDAC10 isoform X1, whose amino-acid sequence MASGTALVYDEEMTRYKLLWVDPTCKIEVPERLTVSYAALQQRGLAQRCVPLPVREATDQDILLAHSEEYLEAVKTTPHLSLEELMTFTQQYGDVYFHPNIYHCAKLAVGATLQLVDSVMTAQVRNGVALVRPPGHHSQRSEANGFCIFNNVAIATLYAQKRHNVKRVLIVDWDIHHGQGLQYCFEEDPSVLYFSWHRYQHQRFWPNLRDSDFDCVGKARGAGFNVNLPWNKVGMDNSDYLSAFFHVLLPVAYEFCPELVLVSAGFDSAIGDPEGHMRATPDVFAHLTHLLMPLAGGKLCAILEGGYNLTSLAQSVCQTVQTLLGDPAPRPGGLTGPCESALESVQCVRAAHRQYWACFKHTVGLIVEPSTKLCKPEEEDQGAEEEAQWPEPPPRPAPPIRTAAVVPPGARLPDSCSRETGSLSQGAEEALRNMDPAGLVEGLLPSLGNVFTLVDKIVTKKVRNGLALVPDVPSAVSCVVQKVLASGTDRVLLVFLGEGEVPVEVSDDGRVLVLQICTREVEKRKSQYHVPVCLEKTGRIASAFVHAVLSLVLPVGYGFDPGLVLLALGGGGGGVVGVEQWAQLTALLQGLAQGQTLALLQQESGEEILAATASSLLGGLTPSLGPLGALDPLEVQEVETQRHRLQDKWGLLRTAARSSSAEGQRQPPI is encoded by the exons ATGGCTTCTGGGACTGCATTGGTCTACGATGAGGAAATGACCCGCTACAAGCTTCTTTGGGTTGA CCCAACGTGTAAGATCGAGGTTCCAGAGCGGCTCACGGTGAGCTACGCAGCTCTGCAGCAGCGCGGTCTGGCCCAGCGCTGCGTCCCCCTCCCTGTGAGAGAGGCCACAGACCAGGACATACTGCTCGCTCACAG TGAGGAGTATCTGGAGGCTGTGAAGACGACTCCCCACCTGAGTCTGGAGGAGCTGATGACGTTCACCCAGCAGTATGGAGACGTGTACTTCCACCCG AACATCTACCATTGCGCCAAACTCGCCGTCGGGGCCACGCTGCAGCTGGTGGACAGCGTGATGACTGCGCAGGTGAGGAACGGCGTGGCTTTGGTCCG GCCCCCCGGGCACCACAGCCAGAGGAGCGAAGCCAACGGATTCTGCATCTTCAACAACGTGGCCATCGCCACTCTGTATGCTCAGAAACGCCACAATGTCAaaag AGTGCTGATCGTGGATTGGGATATCCATCACGGACAGGGCTTGCAGTACTGTTTTGAGGAGGACCCCAG CGTGCTGTACTTCTCCTGGCACCGCTACCAGCACCAGCGCTTCTGGCCCAACCTGCGCGATTCGGACTTTGACTGCGTGGGGAAGGCCAGAGGAGCAGGCTTCAACGTCAACCTGCCCTGGAATAAG GTTGGTATGGACAACAGCGACTACCTCTCTGCGTTCTTTCATGTCCTCCTGCCTGTGGCCTATGAG TTCTGCCCAGAGCTGGTCTTGGTGTCGGCTGGATTTGATTCCGCCATCGGAGATCCGGAG GGTCATATGAGAGCCACCCCGGATGTGTTCGCACACCTCACTCACTTGCTCATGCCCCTGGCAGGGGGGAAGCTCTGTGCCATCCTGGAG GGTGGATACAATTTGACCTCCCTTGCCCAGTCCGTTTGCCAGACGGTGCAGACTCTGCTCGGGGACCCGGCCCCCCGGCCTGGGGGTCTGACCGGGCCCTGCGAGAG TGCGCTGGAGTCCGTGCAGTGTGTTAGAGCGGCGCATCGTCAGTACTGGGCCTGTTTCAAACACACAG TGGGCCTGATAGTGGAACCCAGTACCAAGCTCTGTAagccggaggaggaggaccagGGTGCTGAGGAGGAGGCGCAATGGCCAGAGCCCCCTCCTCGCCCGGCTCCTCCCATCAGAACGGCCGCGGTGGTGCCTCCCGGGGCCCGGCTCCCGGACTCCTGCTCGCGGGAGACGGGGTCACTCTCCCAGGGGGCGGAGGAAGCCCTGAG gAATATGGATCCTGCAGGGTTGGTTGAGGGGCTTCTGCCGTCTCTTGGGAATGTGTTTACACTCGTGGATAAAATAGTGACCAAAAAG GTTCGGAACGGCCTTGCTCTGGTTCCCGATGTGCCTTCTGCAGTGTCCTGTGTTGTCCAGAAGGTTCTAGCCTCGGGCACCGACAG agtTTTGTTGGTTTTTCTTGGGGAGGGTGAAGTTCCAGTGGAGGTATCTGATGATGG cagggtgttgGTACTGCAAATATGCACCAGAGAAGTGGAGAAGAGGAAATCGCAGTACCATGTTCCTGTGTGCCTGGAAAAG ACCGGCAGGATCGCGTCTGCGTTCGTCCACGCTGTCCTGAGTCTGGTGCTGCCCGTGGGGTATGGGTTCGACCCCGGCCTGGTGCTCCTGGCcctgggtgggggtggaggaggtgtggtgGGGGTAGAGCAGTGGGCACAGCTCACCGCCTTGCTCCAGGGTCTGGCACAGGGACAAACCTTGGCCCTCTTACAG CAGGAGAGCGGAGAGGAGATTCTCGCTGCCACTGCCTCCTCCCTGCTGGGCGGCCTCACACCCTCCCTGGGGCCCCTGGGAGCCCTGGACCCACTGGAGGTGCAGGAGGTGGAGACACAAAGGCACAGGCTACAGGACAAGTGGGGACTACTCAGGACTGCAG CGAGGAGCAGCAGTGCAGAAGGCCAACGCCAGCCACCCATTTAA
- the hdac10 gene encoding polyamine deacetylase HDAC10 isoform X2 — translation MASGTALVYDEEMTRYKLLWVDPTCKIEVPERLTVSYAALQQRGLAQRCVPLPVREATDQDILLAHSEEYLEAVKTTPHLSLEELMTFTQQYGDVYFHPNIYHCAKLAVGATLQLVDSVMTAQVRNGVALVRPPGHHSQRSEANGFCIFNNVAIATLYAQKRHNVKRVLIVDWDIHHGQGLQYCFEEDPSVLYFSWHRYQHQRFWPNLRDSDFDCVGKARGAGFNVNLPWNKVGMDNSDYLSAFFHVLLPVAYEFCPELVLVSAGFDSAIGDPEGHMRATPDVFAHLTHLLMPLAGGKLCAILEGGYNLTSLAQSVCQTVQTLLGDPAPRPGGLTGPCESALESVQCVRAAHRQYWACFKHTVGLIVEPSTKLCKPEEEDQGAEEEAQWPEPPPRPAPPIRTAAVVPPGARLPDSCSRETGSLSQGAEEALRNMDPAGLVEGLLPSLGNVFTLVDKIVTKKVRNGLALVPDVPSAVSCVVQKVLASGTDRVLLVFLGEGEVPVEVSDDGRVLVLQICTREVEKRKSQYHVPVCLEKTGRIASAFVHAVLSLVLPVGYGFDPGLVLLALGGGGGGVVGVEQWAQLTALLQGLAQGQTLALLQESGEEILAATASSLLGGLTPSLGPLGALDPLEVQEVETQRHRLQDKWGLLRTAARSSSAEGQRQPPI, via the exons ATGGCTTCTGGGACTGCATTGGTCTACGATGAGGAAATGACCCGCTACAAGCTTCTTTGGGTTGA CCCAACGTGTAAGATCGAGGTTCCAGAGCGGCTCACGGTGAGCTACGCAGCTCTGCAGCAGCGCGGTCTGGCCCAGCGCTGCGTCCCCCTCCCTGTGAGAGAGGCCACAGACCAGGACATACTGCTCGCTCACAG TGAGGAGTATCTGGAGGCTGTGAAGACGACTCCCCACCTGAGTCTGGAGGAGCTGATGACGTTCACCCAGCAGTATGGAGACGTGTACTTCCACCCG AACATCTACCATTGCGCCAAACTCGCCGTCGGGGCCACGCTGCAGCTGGTGGACAGCGTGATGACTGCGCAGGTGAGGAACGGCGTGGCTTTGGTCCG GCCCCCCGGGCACCACAGCCAGAGGAGCGAAGCCAACGGATTCTGCATCTTCAACAACGTGGCCATCGCCACTCTGTATGCTCAGAAACGCCACAATGTCAaaag AGTGCTGATCGTGGATTGGGATATCCATCACGGACAGGGCTTGCAGTACTGTTTTGAGGAGGACCCCAG CGTGCTGTACTTCTCCTGGCACCGCTACCAGCACCAGCGCTTCTGGCCCAACCTGCGCGATTCGGACTTTGACTGCGTGGGGAAGGCCAGAGGAGCAGGCTTCAACGTCAACCTGCCCTGGAATAAG GTTGGTATGGACAACAGCGACTACCTCTCTGCGTTCTTTCATGTCCTCCTGCCTGTGGCCTATGAG TTCTGCCCAGAGCTGGTCTTGGTGTCGGCTGGATTTGATTCCGCCATCGGAGATCCGGAG GGTCATATGAGAGCCACCCCGGATGTGTTCGCACACCTCACTCACTTGCTCATGCCCCTGGCAGGGGGGAAGCTCTGTGCCATCCTGGAG GGTGGATACAATTTGACCTCCCTTGCCCAGTCCGTTTGCCAGACGGTGCAGACTCTGCTCGGGGACCCGGCCCCCCGGCCTGGGGGTCTGACCGGGCCCTGCGAGAG TGCGCTGGAGTCCGTGCAGTGTGTTAGAGCGGCGCATCGTCAGTACTGGGCCTGTTTCAAACACACAG TGGGCCTGATAGTGGAACCCAGTACCAAGCTCTGTAagccggaggaggaggaccagGGTGCTGAGGAGGAGGCGCAATGGCCAGAGCCCCCTCCTCGCCCGGCTCCTCCCATCAGAACGGCCGCGGTGGTGCCTCCCGGGGCCCGGCTCCCGGACTCCTGCTCGCGGGAGACGGGGTCACTCTCCCAGGGGGCGGAGGAAGCCCTGAG gAATATGGATCCTGCAGGGTTGGTTGAGGGGCTTCTGCCGTCTCTTGGGAATGTGTTTACACTCGTGGATAAAATAGTGACCAAAAAG GTTCGGAACGGCCTTGCTCTGGTTCCCGATGTGCCTTCTGCAGTGTCCTGTGTTGTCCAGAAGGTTCTAGCCTCGGGCACCGACAG agtTTTGTTGGTTTTTCTTGGGGAGGGTGAAGTTCCAGTGGAGGTATCTGATGATGG cagggtgttgGTACTGCAAATATGCACCAGAGAAGTGGAGAAGAGGAAATCGCAGTACCATGTTCCTGTGTGCCTGGAAAAG ACCGGCAGGATCGCGTCTGCGTTCGTCCACGCTGTCCTGAGTCTGGTGCTGCCCGTGGGGTATGGGTTCGACCCCGGCCTGGTGCTCCTGGCcctgggtgggggtggaggaggtgtggtgGGGGTAGAGCAGTGGGCACAGCTCACCGCCTTGCTCCAGGGTCTGGCACAGGGACAAACCTTGGCCCTCTTACAG GAGAGCGGAGAGGAGATTCTCGCTGCCACTGCCTCCTCCCTGCTGGGCGGCCTCACACCCTCCCTGGGGCCCCTGGGAGCCCTGGACCCACTGGAGGTGCAGGAGGTGGAGACACAAAGGCACAGGCTACAGGACAAGTGGGGACTACTCAGGACTGCAG CGAGGAGCAGCAGTGCAGAAGGCCAACGCCAGCCACCCATTTAA